From one Triticum aestivum cultivar Chinese Spring chromosome 4B, IWGSC CS RefSeq v2.1, whole genome shotgun sequence genomic stretch:
- the LOC123092214 gene encoding glyceraldehyde-3-phosphate dehydrogenase 2, cytosolic: MFQFRLQGFEMHHEDLTVRLAKLATYDQIKAAIKEESEGNVKGILGYVDEDLVSTDFQGDNRSSIFDAKAGIALNDNFVKLVSWYDNEWGYSTRVVDLIRHMHSTK, from the exons ATGTTCCAGTTTCGATTGCAGGGCTTCGAGATGCACCATGAGGATCTGACTGTTAGACTTGCGAAGCTAGCAACCTATGATCAGATTAAGGCTGCCATCAA GGAAGAGTCTGAGGGAAACGTCAAGGGCATTTTGGGTTACGTTGATGAGGACCTTGTTTCCACTGACTTCCAGGGTGACAACAG GTCCAGCATCTTTGATGCCAAGGCCGGGATTGCCCTGAACGACAACTTTGTCAAGCTTGTCTCCTGGTACGACAATGAGTGGGGATACAG CACCCGCGTTGTCGACCTCATCCGTCACATGCACAGCACCAAGTAA